From the Leptotrichia sp. oral taxon 221 genome, one window contains:
- a CDS encoding DUF4240 domain-containing protein, whose amino-acid sequence MLNMTRESFWNYVSEAQNNTKNGSEMLNYLTEKLSKETDETIFSFGIIIDELMLESYNEKLWCASYLINGEDSEEFFDFFRLWLISQGKDVYEEILKNPDDLIKYVKTPEEDGFASDLYENEDFFFVAIDAFRIKNSLEDFEEAFEKYLEVFDEYKEKLNYQDEDYPKLKFSWNKKVPNSMKKECPKLFGRLYIGDSELDA is encoded by the coding sequence ATGTTGAATATGACAAGAGAGAGCTTTTGGAATTATGTTTCGGAGGCTCAAAATAATACGAAAAATGGATCAGAAATGTTAAATTATTTAACAGAAAAATTATCCAAAGAAACAGATGAAACAATTTTTAGTTTTGGAATTATTATAGATGAATTGATGCTTGAAAGCTATAATGAAAAATTGTGGTGTGCATCGTATTTGATTAATGGTGAAGACAGTGAAGAATTCTTTGATTTCTTTAGATTATGGCTCATTTCACAAGGAAAAGATGTATATGAAGAAATTTTAAAGAATCCAGACGATCTTATTAAATATGTAAAAACACCTGAAGAAGATGGATTTGCAAGTGATCTATATGAAAATGAAGATTTTTTCTTTGTAGCTATAGATGCTTTTAGAATAAAAAATTCATTGGAAGATTTTGAGGAAGCATTTGAAAAATATTTGGAAGTATTTGATGAGTATAAAGAAAAATTAAATTATCAAGATGAAGATTATCCAAAACTTAAATTTAGTTGGAATAAGAAAGTTCCTAACTCTATGAAAAAAGAATGTCCAAAATTGTTTGGAAGATTATACATCGGAGATTCGGAGTTGGACGCCTAA
- a CDS encoding biotin transporter BioY — translation MKQNTLISNIVKIETKEKELLKNILLVLSGVIFLSVMSQVVIPLPFTPVPISLGTFGVTLMALLYGRKLGTATILSYVIAGSLGAPIFAGFKAGSIFSPTGGYILGYIVSTIVLGYLSDKGVTKSYLKTILSLMLSSTIILTLGAFVLSLFMPGKNAFIIGVLPFLPGDAIKSTAVTLLLPSLWKFIK, via the coding sequence ATGAAACAAAATACATTAATTAGCAACATTGTAAAAATTGAAACAAAAGAAAAAGAACTTTTAAAAAATATTCTTTTAGTATTAAGTGGTGTTATATTCTTGTCAGTAATGTCTCAAGTTGTAATCCCGCTTCCATTCACTCCAGTACCAATCTCACTTGGAACATTTGGAGTAACATTAATGGCGTTACTATACGGTAGAAAATTAGGAACAGCAACTATACTTTCATATGTTATAGCTGGTAGCTTAGGAGCTCCAATTTTTGCTGGTTTTAAAGCAGGTTCAATATTTTCACCAACTGGTGGATATATCTTAGGATACATCGTATCTACAATCGTTTTAGGATATTTATCTGATAAAGGTGTTACAAAATCTTACTTGAAAACAATTCTTTCATTAATGCTTTCAAGCACTATCATTTTGACATTAGGTGCTTTCGTATTATCATTATTTATGCCTGGAAAAAATGCATTTATAATAGGTGTGTTGCCTTTCCTTCCTGGAGATGCAATAAAATCAACAGCTGTAACACTTTTACTTCCATCACTATGGAAATTTATAAAATAA
- the era gene encoding GTPase Era: MKSGFIAIVGRPNVGKSTLMNKLVKEKVAIVSDKAGTTRDQIRGIVNIQDNQYIFVDTPGIHKPKHLLGEHMTEVALETLNDVDLIMFMLDGSVEISTGDIFVSEHIKEANTPVIVIINKIDKLSDEEIEEKKLEIKEKLGDYENIITLTAEYAIGIHKIFEVAEPYLSNDVWFYPEDYYTDLPVNKIVVETIREKILHHTKDEIPHSVAVEIINVETKPNIRKYDVNIYVERDSQKGIIIGKDGALLKKIGIEARREIEALIDLKVNLKLWVKVKKKWRKNKQFLDEMGYKIKKK; encoded by the coding sequence ATGAAATCAGGATTTATAGCGATTGTTGGTCGTCCAAATGTGGGAAAATCAACATTGATGAATAAATTGGTAAAAGAGAAAGTTGCGATAGTTTCAGATAAAGCTGGGACTACAAGAGACCAAATTAGAGGGATTGTAAATATTCAAGATAATCAGTATATTTTTGTTGATACGCCTGGAATTCATAAGCCGAAGCATTTGTTAGGTGAGCATATGACAGAAGTTGCGTTAGAAACGTTAAATGATGTGGATTTGATAATGTTTATGCTTGACGGAAGTGTGGAAATTTCAACTGGAGATATTTTTGTGAGTGAGCATATTAAAGAAGCGAATACACCTGTAATTGTGATAATTAATAAAATTGACAAATTATCAGATGAAGAGATTGAAGAGAAAAAGTTGGAAATCAAAGAAAAATTGGGCGATTACGAAAATATCATAACTTTGACTGCAGAATATGCGATAGGTATTCACAAAATTTTTGAAGTTGCAGAGCCTTATTTGTCGAATGATGTGTGGTTTTATCCAGAAGATTATTATACAGATTTGCCTGTTAATAAAATTGTTGTTGAGACAATTAGGGAAAAAATATTGCATCATACGAAAGATGAGATTCCTCACAGTGTTGCTGTCGAGATTATAAATGTTGAGACGAAGCCGAATATTAGAAAATATGATGTGAATATTTATGTTGAAAGAGATAGTCAAAAAGGGATTATCATTGGAAAAGACGGTGCTTTGTTGAAGAAAATTGGAATTGAAGCGAGACGAGAAATTGAAGCTTTGATTGATTTGAAAGTGAATTTGAAATTGTGGGTAAAAGTTAAGAAAAAATGGAGAAAAAATAAACAATTTTTAGATGAAATGGGATACAAAATTAAGAAAAAATAA
- the rpsP gene encoding 30S ribosomal protein S16 gives MLKLRLTRLGRKKVPFYRIAAMEALSKRDGKAVAYLGTYNPLAEEGNQVVLKEEEILKFLSNGAQPTETVKSILTKAGVWAKFQETKKK, from the coding sequence ATGTTAAAATTAAGATTAACTAGATTAGGTAGAAAAAAAGTTCCTTTTTATAGAATAGCTGCTATGGAAGCATTATCAAAAAGAGACGGTAAAGCAGTTGCTTACTTAGGAACATACAATCCTTTAGCTGAAGAAGGAAACCAAGTAGTTTTAAAAGAAGAAGAAATTTTAAAATTCTTATCAAATGGTGCTCAACCAACAGAAACTGTTAAAAGTATTTTAACAAAAGCTGGAGTATGGGCTAAATTCCAAGAAACTAAAAAGAAATAG
- a CDS encoding thiamine pyrophosphate-dependent dehydrogenase E1 component subunit alpha, whose translation MENISKDKLLSMYESMLDIRNFDLKVNQLVKRGMVPGMTHLSVGEEAANVGAIAALNPDDFITSNHRGHGQVIAKGIDLNGMMAEIMGKATGTCKGKGGSMHIADLESGNLGANGIVGGGHGMAVGAAYTQKVKNTGKIVMCCFGDGATNEGSFHEAMNLASVWNVPIIFYSINNGYGISTDIRKVTNVEHIYQRAAAYGIPGYFIEDGNDVLAVYETFRKAVDDVRAGKGPVLIESVTYRWFGHSSSDPGKYRTKEEVDSWKAKDPIIKFKNRLIEEGIATEEELTKLEENSKQKIEEAVDFAKNSPEPTLESAFEDIFAD comes from the coding sequence ATGGAAAATATATCTAAAGATAAATTATTAAGTATGTATGAATCAATGTTAGATATTAGAAACTTTGATTTGAAGGTGAATCAACTTGTAAAAAGAGGGATGGTTCCAGGAATGACACATTTGTCAGTTGGAGAGGAAGCGGCAAATGTTGGAGCGATTGCGGCGTTAAATCCTGATGATTTTATAACATCTAACCATAGAGGACATGGGCAAGTTATTGCAAAAGGGATTGACTTGAATGGAATGATGGCTGAAATTATGGGGAAAGCTACAGGAACTTGTAAAGGTAAAGGTGGTTCAATGCATATTGCCGATTTAGAAAGTGGAAATTTAGGAGCTAACGGAATTGTTGGTGGAGGACATGGAATGGCAGTAGGAGCAGCTTATACTCAAAAAGTTAAAAATACTGGAAAAATCGTAATGTGTTGTTTTGGAGATGGAGCTACAAATGAAGGAAGTTTTCATGAAGCAATGAACTTGGCATCAGTTTGGAATGTACCAATTATTTTTTATTCAATTAATAATGGATATGGAATAAGTACAGATATTAGAAAAGTTACAAATGTAGAACATATTTATCAAAGAGCAGCAGCTTATGGAATTCCTGGATATTTTATTGAAGATGGAAACGATGTTTTGGCAGTTTATGAAACATTTAGAAAAGCAGTGGATGATGTAAGAGCAGGAAAAGGTCCTGTTTTAATTGAAAGTGTGACATATAGATGGTTTGGGCACTCGAGTTCAGATCCTGGAAAATATAGAACAAAAGAAGAAGTGGATTCTTGGAAGGCAAAAGATCCTATTATTAAGTTTAAAAATAGATTGATTGAAGAAGGGATTGCTACTGAGGAAGAATTAACTAAATTGGAAGAAAATTCGAAACAAAAAATTGAAGAAGCAGTTGATTTTGCGAAAAACAGTCCAGAACCAACTCTTGAATCAGCATTTGAGGATATTTTTGCAGATTAA
- a CDS encoding dihydrolipoamide acetyltransferase — MENSKLRATPAARDLAKMMGIDLLNVRGSGAKGRIHKEDVEEFNFEKKVRITPLASKIAQEYNIDLSTVEGSGHNGKIMKEDILNIIAKPKETEELARHEKAILAEKEQVEEADIEVIPMSPMRKVIAKRMSDSYFTAPTFTLNYEVDMTELISLRKKVMDTIMENTGKKITVTDLISFAVVKTLMKHKYVNSELSADGTQLTLHNYVNLSIAVGMDDGLLVPVIKGADKMSLSELVVASKDIIKKALAMKLSPSEQSGSTFTISNLGMFGTQSFNPIINQPNSAILGVAATVEKPVVVDGEIVIRPIMTMCLTIDHRVVDGLAGAKFMQDLKKLLENPLAMLI, encoded by the coding sequence ATGGAAAATAGCAAATTGAGAGCTACACCCGCTGCGAGAGATTTAGCTAAAATGATGGGAATAGATTTGTTAAATGTTAGAGGCAGTGGAGCTAAAGGTAGAATTCATAAAGAAGATGTGGAAGAATTTAATTTTGAGAAAAAAGTGAGAATTACTCCGTTGGCTAGTAAAATAGCACAAGAATACAATATTGATTTGAGTACAGTAGAAGGTAGCGGACATAACGGGAAGATAATGAAAGAAGATATTTTGAATATCATTGCTAAACCGAAAGAAACTGAAGAATTGGCAAGACATGAAAAAGCGATATTGGCTGAAAAAGAACAAGTGGAAGAAGCTGATATTGAAGTTATTCCAATGTCGCCAATGAGAAAAGTAATTGCAAAAAGAATGTCAGACAGTTACTTTACGGCACCTACATTTACATTAAATTATGAAGTTGATATGACAGAATTAATTTCATTGAGAAAAAAAGTTATGGATACAATTATGGAAAATACAGGTAAAAAGATAACTGTAACAGATTTAATTTCGTTTGCTGTAGTTAAAACATTAATGAAACACAAATATGTAAATTCTGAATTGTCTGCAGATGGAACACAACTTACATTACATAATTATGTAAATTTATCAATTGCTGTTGGAATGGACGATGGACTTTTGGTGCCTGTAATTAAAGGTGCTGATAAAATGTCATTGAGTGAATTGGTAGTTGCGTCTAAAGATATTATTAAAAAGGCGTTGGCAATGAAATTGAGTCCTTCTGAACAAAGTGGAAGTACGTTTACAATTAGTAATTTGGGAATGTTTGGAACGCAAAGTTTCAATCCGATTATAAATCAACCAAATTCAGCAATTTTAGGAGTTGCTGCGACAGTTGAAAAACCAGTAGTTGTAGATGGAGAGATTGTAATTAGACCAATAATGACAATGTGTTTAACAATTGACCATAGAGTTGTGGATGGACTTGCTGGAGCTAAATTTATGCAAGATTTGAAGAAATTATTGGAAAATCCATTGGCAATGTTAATTTAG
- a CDS encoding folylpolyglutamate synthase/dihydrofolate synthase family protein, giving the protein MDINTILNELFNFRTKKRRENIDDLKEIYALLGFPCQNSKIIHVAGTNGKGSTVTFIENILFANGFRVGKFTSPHIQKFNERIIFNKQMISDDEIIKYYQIALEKIKKYSSKKENPHPLNFFEITFFICLLFFNEKNPDFIVIETGLGGRMDATNLINSDIAAITNISLEHTNILGNSLKEIAFEKAGIIKKNELCLFSQNLPELIDAINERTENSINLIEKYHNMKVILDKKNYKTIVTLNNSTFEIPLFGKFQANNFLIAYEIAKIYNIEDKIIQKGLDDMKWIARFEFFSKNPPVILDAAHNEDSIKTLLENLNELYKKNEVIFITSVLETKDFKKIFEKLETTTNKIFITSLSGITYGLNSEEIKSRMIKENIPIHNITFENDIKIAYNKTLELVNQKNTSYKAIVICGSFYEIAKFKNLIG; this is encoded by the coding sequence ATGGACATTAATACTATCTTAAATGAACTTTTTAATTTTCGTACAAAAAAACGAAGAGAAAATATCGATGATTTAAAAGAAATTTACGCTTTGTTAGGATTTCCTTGTCAAAATTCTAAAATCATACATGTTGCAGGTACAAACGGAAAAGGTTCAACTGTAACTTTTATTGAAAATATTTTATTTGCAAATGGATTTCGTGTAGGAAAATTTACTTCTCCACACATTCAAAAATTTAACGAGCGTATTATTTTTAATAAACAAATGATTTCAGACGACGAAATAATCAAATATTATCAAATTGCTTTAGAAAAAATAAAAAAATATAGTTCAAAAAAAGAAAATCCCCACCCACTTAATTTTTTTGAAATAACTTTTTTCATTTGCCTACTATTTTTCAATGAAAAAAATCCTGATTTTATTGTAATAGAAACAGGGTTAGGTGGTCGAATGGATGCTACAAACTTGATTAATTCTGACATAGCTGCAATTACAAATATTAGTTTAGAACATACAAATATTCTAGGAAATTCTTTGAAAGAAATTGCTTTTGAAAAGGCAGGAATTATTAAAAAGAATGAACTTTGTTTATTTTCACAAAATTTACCTGAATTAATAGATGCGATTAACGAAAGAACTGAAAACAGCATTAATTTAATCGAAAAATATCATAATATGAAAGTTATTTTAGATAAAAAAAATTACAAGACAATAGTTACACTGAATAATTCTACATTTGAAATTCCTCTTTTTGGAAAATTTCAAGCTAATAATTTTTTAATTGCATACGAAATCGCAAAAATTTATAATATTGAAGACAAAATTATTCAAAAGGGACTCGATGATATGAAATGGATAGCACGATTTGAGTTTTTCTCAAAAAATCCGCCAGTAATACTAGACGCTGCTCATAATGAAGATTCAATAAAAACTCTTTTGGAAAATTTGAATGAACTTTATAAAAAAAATGAAGTTATTTTCATAACATCGGTTCTCGAAACAAAAGATTTTAAAAAAATTTTTGAAAAATTAGAAACAACAACAAATAAAATTTTTATAACTTCATTGAGTGGAATCACTTATGGACTTAATTCAGAGGAAATAAAATCTCGAATGATAAAAGAAAATATTCCAATACATAACATCACTTTTGAAAATGATATAAAAATCGCATACAACAAGACTTTAGAATTAGTCAATCAAAAAAATACTTCGTATAAAGCAATTGTAATTTGCGGATCTTTTTACGAAATTGCAAAATTTAAAAATTTGATTGGATAA
- a CDS encoding DUF2278 family protein: MNKIYKNQKNSHYHIIADAEGKQYDLAINIGSILEQNGVVKSSDLRVCYEEEYTYNRKILKEMLLQKEGVTEARKGLCLDYSKMKLFPHEKLKLMKGFSEKEIFLTELIEENICKMMLNERFEIFVFGKLYSNNKGIHDIHLNQGSRGKHKLKDSPFSDGAIFFFDRKVKKWKALFIAFRTQTLRTDRNGKAL, translated from the coding sequence GTGAACAAAATTTATAAAAATCAGAAAAATTCTCATTATCATATCATCGCAGATGCTGAAGGTAAACAATATGATTTGGCAATTAATATAGGAAGTATTTTAGAGCAAAATGGCGTAGTTAAATCTTCGGATTTACGTGTCTGTTATGAGGAGGAATATACTTACAATAGGAAGATTTTGAAAGAAATGCTATTGCAGAAAGAAGGTGTGACAGAAGCTAGAAAAGGCTTGTGTTTAGATTATTCTAAGATGAAATTATTTCCTCATGAGAAGTTGAAGTTAATGAAAGGTTTTAGTGAAAAAGAGATTTTCTTAACAGAATTAATTGAAGAAAATATTTGTAAAATGATGCTAAACGAAAGATTTGAAATATTTGTATTTGGTAAGCTATATTCAAATAATAAAGGAATACATGATATTCATTTAAATCAAGGGAGTAGAGGGAAACATAAATTAAAAGACAGTCCATTTTCAGACGGAGCAATATTTTTTTTCGACAGAAAAGTGAAAAAATGGAAGGCATTGTTTATTGCTTTTAGAACTCAAACATTGAGAACTGATAGAAATGGAAAAGCTTTATAG
- the lpdA gene encoding dihydrolipoyl dehydrogenase has protein sequence MAVEVIMPKAGIDMTEGQIVKWNKKEGEKVEEGEILLEIMTDKTSMELEAEASGYLIKVLKQDGETVPVTEVIGYIGAEGEEAPTGAAPQAAPEPKATESVAAAQPAASTSNEPKAPKGDDEFDVVVIGGGPAGYVAAIKAAQLGGKVAIVEKVHFGGTCLNKGCIPTKTFLKNAEIIEGIEMAGKRGIILENDKFTIDMPKVVKLKNDIVKTLTNGVQGLLKSNDVKIYNGIGKINVDKDVVVTNDKGETVLRTDKIILAGGSKVGRINIPGIDSPKVLTSDDILDIQQIPKSLAVIGGGVVGIELGQVFNSFGSEVTVVEMMDRIIPGVDRESSETLRKELEKKGMKILTSTAIKEIVDNGDTLTIKVDGKDDIVAEKALLSIGRVPDLEGIGEIDLELENGKVKVDKYMETSVKGIYAPGDINGTRMLAHAAFRMGEIAAENAIQGNHRATRLETNSSASIYTIPSAIYTVPEVAMVGLTEEQAKEKYDISVGKFAFVGNGRALASGESAGFVKVIADKKYGEILGVHIVGPSAAEIINEAATLMKMEITVDEVIKTIHGHPTYSEALFEACADVLGEAVHLPKKKK, from the coding sequence ATGGCAGTAGAAGTAATTATGCCTAAAGCTGGAATAGATATGACAGAAGGGCAAATCGTGAAATGGAACAAAAAAGAAGGGGAAAAAGTAGAAGAGGGAGAAATCTTACTTGAAATAATGACTGATAAAACAAGTATGGAATTGGAGGCAGAGGCTTCAGGATACTTAATTAAAGTGTTAAAACAGGATGGAGAAACTGTGCCAGTTACAGAAGTTATTGGATATATTGGAGCTGAAGGAGAAGAAGCACCAACAGGAGCAGCACCTCAAGCGGCACCAGAACCAAAAGCAACAGAATCAGTGGCAGCAGCTCAACCAGCAGCTTCAACTTCAAATGAACCAAAAGCACCAAAAGGTGACGATGAATTTGATGTAGTTGTAATCGGTGGAGGACCTGCAGGATATGTAGCGGCAATTAAAGCAGCACAATTAGGTGGAAAAGTAGCGATTGTGGAAAAAGTTCACTTTGGAGGAACTTGTTTGAATAAAGGATGTATTCCTACGAAAACATTCTTGAAAAATGCTGAAATTATCGAAGGAATCGAAATGGCAGGAAAAAGAGGAATTATCTTGGAAAACGATAAATTCACAATCGATATGCCAAAAGTTGTTAAATTGAAAAATGATATCGTAAAAACATTGACAAATGGAGTTCAAGGATTATTGAAGAGTAATGATGTTAAAATCTATAACGGTATTGGAAAAATAAATGTTGATAAAGATGTTGTTGTTACAAATGATAAAGGTGAAACAGTATTGAGAACTGATAAAATCATTTTAGCAGGTGGTTCAAAAGTAGGAAGAATCAATATTCCAGGAATTGACAGTCCAAAAGTATTGACAAGTGATGATATTTTAGATATTCAACAAATTCCTAAATCATTAGCTGTAATTGGTGGAGGAGTAGTTGGAATTGAGTTGGGACAAGTGTTTAATTCATTTGGTTCAGAAGTAACTGTTGTGGAAATGATGGATAGAATTATTCCTGGTGTGGATAGGGAATCTTCTGAAACATTGAGAAAAGAATTAGAGAAAAAAGGAATGAAAATCTTGACTTCAACTGCAATTAAGGAAATTGTTGATAATGGAGATACATTAACAATTAAAGTTGATGGAAAAGATGATATTGTGGCTGAAAAAGCATTGTTGTCAATTGGAAGAGTGCCTGATTTAGAAGGAATTGGAGAAATTGACTTAGAATTGGAAAATGGTAAAGTTAAAGTGGATAAATATATGGAAACTAGCGTTAAAGGTATTTATGCGCCTGGAGATATTAATGGAACTAGAATGTTGGCTCATGCGGCATTTAGAATGGGAGAAATTGCAGCAGAAAATGCAATTCAAGGAAACCACAGAGCAACAAGATTAGAAACAAATTCTTCAGCTTCAATTTATACTATACCATCAGCAATTTATACTGTACCAGAAGTAGCAATGGTTGGATTGACAGAAGAACAAGCTAAAGAAAAATACGATATAAGTGTAGGAAAATTTGCATTTGTAGGAAATGGAAGAGCGTTGGCATCAGGGGAATCTGCTGGATTTGTAAAAGTTATTGCTGATAAAAAATATGGAGAAATTTTAGGAGTTCATATTGTAGGGCCTTCAGCTGCTGAAATCATTAACGAAGCTGCAACATTAATGAAAATGGAAATTACAGTTGATGAAGTAATTAAGACAATACACGGACACCCTACTTATTCAGAAGCATTGTTTGAAGCATGTGCAGATGTTTTAGGAGAAGCTGTTCATTTACCTAAAAAGAAAAAATAG
- a CDS encoding alpha-ketoacid dehydrogenase subunit beta — METKLMSVKEAIITAMSEEMRRDENVFLMGEDVGIFGGDFGTSVGMLEEFGEERIKDMPISESAISGAAIGAAMTGLRPIVDVTFMDFIVYMMDNIVNQAAKTRYMFGGKGRVPVTFRCAAGSGVGSAAQHSQSLEAWFTHIPGVKVVAPGTPADVKGLLKAAIRDNNPVIFLEYKAQYNMKGEVPTDPEFVIPLGKGEIKREGTDITIVSYGRMLERVLKAAEIVAEEGISVEVVDPRTLIPLDKEIILDSVKKTGRVILVNDAHKTSGFIGEISAIISESDAFDYLDHPIVRLAGEDVPMPYNHTLETAMVPSVEKIVEAIRKVKNKQ, encoded by the coding sequence ATGGAGACAAAATTAATGTCTGTAAAAGAGGCAATAATTACAGCAATGTCAGAAGAAATGAGAAGAGATGAAAATGTATTTCTTATGGGAGAAGATGTTGGAATATTCGGAGGAGATTTTGGTACTTCGGTAGGAATGTTGGAAGAATTTGGAGAAGAGAGAATTAAGGATATGCCTATTTCAGAATCAGCAATCTCAGGAGCAGCTATTGGAGCGGCAATGACAGGTTTAAGACCAATTGTAGACGTAACATTTATGGATTTTATCGTGTATATGATGGATAATATTGTAAATCAGGCGGCTAAAACTAGATATATGTTTGGTGGAAAAGGAAGAGTACCAGTGACATTTAGATGTGCGGCAGGAAGTGGAGTAGGTTCAGCAGCACAACATTCGCAATCATTGGAGGCTTGGTTTACGCATATTCCTGGAGTGAAAGTAGTTGCACCTGGAACACCTGCAGATGTGAAAGGGTTATTGAAAGCAGCCATTAGAGATAATAATCCAGTAATTTTCTTGGAATATAAGGCGCAATATAATATGAAAGGTGAAGTTCCAACAGATCCTGAATTTGTTATTCCTTTAGGAAAGGGAGAAATAAAAAGAGAAGGTACGGATATTACAATAGTAAGTTACGGAAGAATGCTTGAAAGAGTATTGAAGGCAGCAGAAATAGTGGCTGAAGAAGGAATTAGCGTGGAAGTGGTGGATCCTAGAACATTGATACCATTAGATAAAGAAATAATTTTGGATTCAGTTAAGAAAACAGGAAGAGTTATTTTAGTGAATGATGCTCATAAAACAAGTGGATTTATTGGGGAAATTTCAGCAATTATTTCAGAAAGTGATGCATTTGATTATTTGGATCATCCAATTGTGAGATTGGCTGGAGAAGACGTGCCTATGCCATATAATCATACTTTAGAAACAGCGATGGTTCCGAGTGTTGAAAAAATTGTTGAGGCAATTAGAAAAGTAAAAAATAAACAATAG
- a CDS encoding RNA-guided endonuclease TnpB family protein, whose protein sequence is MKYNLAFKYRIYPNKEQELLINKTFGCVRFVYNTILYTANKFYEETGKNKIITPASLKSENQFLKEVDSLALSNAQLNVRRSFMNFFQKRAKFPRFKSKKNSVKSYTTNCVNNSIRIEKGEYLILPKLKKVKLKYHREIPKDYKIKSVTLTNSNGNYYVSVLTEFEKEIQKNPSNDKVIGLDFSMSELFVSSENQRADYPRYFRILEKKLKKLQKSLSRKVKFSKNWYRQKEKISRLHEYIKNCRRDFLHKLSKELSETYNVVVVEDLNMKGMSQALNFGKSVGDNGWGMFLRMLEYKLMFLGKQFLKIDKWFPSSKTCSKCGNVKEELKLSERSYKCECCGIEIDRDYNAAVNIKNIGKLMLKY, encoded by the coding sequence ATGAAATATAATTTAGCATTCAAATACAGAATTTATCCAAATAAGGAACAAGAATTATTGATAAATAAGACTTTTGGATGTGTTCGTTTTGTTTACAATACAATTTTGTACACTGCGAATAAATTTTATGAAGAAACTGGAAAAAATAAAATAATTACACCTGCCAGTTTGAAGAGTGAAAATCAATTTTTGAAAGAAGTGGACAGTTTGGCACTTTCAAATGCTCAATTGAATGTGAGACGATCATTTATGAACTTTTTTCAGAAGAGAGCAAAGTTTCCAAGGTTCAAATCTAAAAAGAATAGTGTTAAAAGTTATACAACAAATTGTGTGAATAATTCGATACGAATTGAGAAAGGTGAATATTTGATTTTGCCAAAATTGAAAAAAGTAAAATTGAAATATCATAGAGAAATACCAAAGGATTACAAGATAAAGTCAGTAACATTGACAAATAGCAATGGAAATTATTATGTTTCTGTTTTGACAGAATTTGAAAAAGAAATTCAAAAAAATCCAAGTAATGATAAAGTAATTGGACTTGATTTTTCAATGTCTGAATTATTTGTCAGTTCTGAAAACCAAAGAGCTGATTATCCAAGATATTTTAGGATATTGGAGAAAAAATTGAAAAAATTACAAAAATCATTATCAAGAAAAGTGAAATTTTCTAAGAATTGGTATAGACAAAAAGAGAAAATATCAAGATTGCATGAGTATATCAAAAATTGCCGAAGAGATTTTTTGCATAAATTATCAAAAGAATTGTCTGAAACGTATAATGTTGTGGTTGTTGAGGATTTGAATATGAAAGGGATGAGCCAGGCATTAAATTTTGGGAAAAGTGTAGGAGATAATGGGTGGGGAATGTTTTTGAGAATGCTTGAGTATAAACTGATGTTTTTAGGGAAACAATTTTTGAAGATAGATAAATGGTTTCCGTCATCGAAAACTTGCAGTAAATGTGGAAATGTTAAAGAGGAACTGAAATTATCAGAAAGAAGTTATAAATGTGAGTGCTGTGGAATTGAAATTGATAGAGATTACAATGCTGCAGTGAATATAAAAAACATTGGAAAATTGATGTTGAAATATTAG